A region of uncultured Carboxylicivirga sp. DNA encodes the following proteins:
- a CDS encoding acetylxylan esterase — protein sequence MKKLILLVVLAINAVCWAQNSPAPIKLIDILLTPSNEDWNYKIGEEASVGVTILKYGIPINNIEINYEYGPELLKADKQGKLKLDNGKGNINIGTSNEPGFRQLKVWLEVDGYKYKNQVNLAYSPEKIQPTQSYPKDFKEYWLNAVEELRAVDLETELTYLPEFSTEKVETFLMKMSTGLGKNKIFGYLSKPKEEGKYPVLFLPPGAGVKPIKPYLGFAEQGYISLSIEIHGINPMLEKEIYSQISSAFGNYVISNLDIRDEYYYKNVYLSCVRCVDYLCSLSEFDGKNVFVSGGSQGGALTIVTAALNEKVTALVSFYPALCDLTGYVNNRAGGWPHLFRDEKSRSESRITSSAFFDVVNFARMLKVPGFYSWGYNDTTCCPTSVYSAFNLIASPKENWITPVSGHWRFPESNEKSLNFLKGQIK from the coding sequence ATGAAAAAACTGATTCTGTTAGTTGTTTTAGCAATAAATGCAGTGTGTTGGGCTCAAAACTCACCAGCACCAATTAAATTGATTGACATTCTTCTGACACCATCAAATGAGGATTGGAATTATAAAATTGGAGAGGAAGCCAGTGTAGGTGTTACTATTTTGAAATATGGTATTCCAATAAACAACATAGAAATAAACTATGAATATGGACCTGAATTATTAAAAGCTGATAAGCAAGGAAAACTAAAACTGGATAATGGTAAAGGAAATATAAATATCGGAACTTCAAATGAGCCAGGGTTTCGACAACTAAAGGTATGGCTAGAAGTGGATGGATATAAGTATAAAAATCAGGTTAATCTTGCTTATTCTCCGGAAAAGATTCAACCAACACAATCTTATCCTAAGGATTTTAAAGAATACTGGTTAAATGCAGTAGAAGAGTTAAGAGCGGTTGATCTTGAAACAGAATTGACCTATCTGCCGGAATTCTCTACTGAAAAGGTTGAAACTTTTCTCATGAAGATGAGTACTGGATTGGGAAAGAATAAAATATTCGGATACTTAAGCAAACCTAAAGAAGAAGGTAAATATCCCGTTTTATTTTTGCCACCCGGAGCAGGGGTGAAGCCAATAAAACCATATTTAGGCTTTGCCGAGCAAGGTTATATCAGTTTAAGTATAGAAATACATGGAATCAATCCAATGCTGGAGAAAGAAATCTATTCTCAAATAAGCTCGGCTTTTGGTAATTACGTAATTTCTAATTTGGATATTCGGGATGAATATTATTATAAAAATGTTTACCTGTCGTGTGTACGTTGTGTTGATTACTTATGTAGTTTATCTGAATTTGACGGCAAGAATGTGTTTGTATCAGGAGGAAGTCAGGGCGGTGCTTTAACGATTGTTACTGCAGCTTTGAATGAGAAAGTTACTGCACTTGTTTCTTTTTATCCTGCGTTATGTGATTTGACCGGTTATGTAAATAATAGGGCAGGTGGCTGGCCTCATCTGTTTCGTGATGAGAAAAGCAGATCTGAGTCACGTATTACATCAAGTGCATTTTTTGATGTTGTTAATTTTGCCCGTATGCTTAAAGTTCCTGGTTTCTATTCGTGGGGTTACAATGATACAACCTGCTGTCCAACATCGGTATATTCAGCCTTTAATCTGATTGCATCACCTAAGGAGAATTGGATCACGCCAGTTTCAGGACATTGGCGTTTCCCAGAAAGTAATGAAAAATCATTAAACTTCCTGAAAGGGCAAATAAAGTAG
- a CDS encoding glucoamylase family protein, whose amino-acid sequence MKYRSYTSNLNTIIYLFLILILTNCGIASQKSGVSKNAEEVSKQWTDEALLDTVQYQTFQYFWKGAEPNSGMACERIHMDNVYPQNDQDVVTLGGSGFGVMAILVGIERGFITRQEALNRYQQIVTFLKIADRFHGAWPHWLNGKTGKVVPFGKKDDGGDLVETAFMMQGLLAVAEYFKDGNTQEQQLVADINQLWEEVEWDWYTKGGEKVLYWHWSPNYGWEMNFPVGGYNECLIMYVLAASSPTHPIDPEVYHQGWTVNGAITNDTVYYGLPTILNYYEHNDDPIGPLFWAHYSYLGLNPYGLKDKYADYWQLVSNHAKIHYKYCVDNPKGYEGYGSDQWGLTSSYSMTGYAGHHPGESDLGVISPTAALSSFPYTPRESMQFLRYLYIEADSLVGPYGPYDAYSQSDNWYLPRYLAIDQGPIPVMIENYRSGLLWKLFMRNKDVQQGLDRLGFTIDSIN is encoded by the coding sequence ATGAAATATCGAAGTTACACAAGTAATTTAAATACAATTATATATCTGTTTCTGATACTTATTTTGACAAATTGTGGAATAGCTTCTCAAAAGTCAGGTGTTTCAAAAAATGCTGAAGAAGTTAGTAAACAGTGGACAGATGAAGCATTATTGGATACAGTACAATATCAAACCTTTCAGTATTTCTGGAAGGGAGCAGAACCGAATTCAGGTATGGCATGTGAGCGTATTCATATGGATAATGTTTATCCTCAAAATGATCAGGATGTTGTAACGCTTGGAGGATCAGGATTTGGTGTTATGGCAATTTTAGTTGGAATTGAAAGAGGTTTTATAACCAGACAGGAAGCCTTAAATCGTTACCAACAAATTGTGACATTCTTAAAGATTGCAGATCGTTTTCATGGAGCATGGCCACATTGGTTAAATGGTAAAACCGGTAAGGTAGTTCCATTTGGTAAAAAAGATGATGGTGGTGATTTAGTCGAAACTGCATTTATGATGCAAGGTTTACTAGCGGTAGCTGAATATTTTAAAGATGGGAATACTCAGGAACAGCAATTGGTAGCCGATATTAATCAATTATGGGAAGAAGTTGAATGGGATTGGTATACAAAGGGTGGAGAGAAAGTTTTATACTGGCATTGGTCACCAAATTATGGATGGGAGATGAACTTTCCTGTGGGTGGATATAACGAATGCCTTATAATGTATGTATTGGCAGCTTCATCACCAACGCATCCCATTGATCCAGAGGTTTATCATCAGGGATGGACTGTAAATGGTGCCATAACAAACGATACGGTTTATTATGGTTTGCCAACAATTTTAAATTATTACGAGCATAACGATGATCCAATTGGACCTCTGTTTTGGGCTCATTATTCCTATCTGGGCTTAAATCCCTATGGATTAAAGGATAAATATGCTGATTACTGGCAGTTGGTATCAAATCACGCCAAGATACATTATAAATACTGTGTTGATAATCCCAAAGGATACGAAGGGTATGGATCTGATCAATGGGGATTGACTTCCAGTTATTCCATGACAGGATATGCAGGTCACCATCCTGGTGAGTCTGATTTGGGCGTAATTTCTCCAACTGCTGCCTTAAGTTCTTTTCCATACACTCCAAGGGAATCGATGCAATTTTTGAGGTATTTATACATCGAAGCAGATTCACTTGTTGGACCCTATGGCCCATACGATGCCTATAGTCAGTCTGATAACTGGTACTTACCTCGCTATTTGGCGATTGATCAGGGACCTATTCCAGTTATGATTGAGAACTATCGAAGTGGCTTGTTATGGAAGTTGTTTATGCGAAATAAAGATGTTCAGCAAGGATTAGATAGACTGGGTTTTACAATTGATTCGATCAATTAA
- the bglX gene encoding beta-glucosidase BglX, which produces MKRNLIWIAVTLSILSSCTNDDNSTLKWKSYSGDPIIEHKVDSVLNLMNLEEKIGQMNQYSGNFAATGEVSDNKSGEYLKKGMIGSTFNVFGAEHLRMLQEQNLKYSRLKIPMLFAADVIHGLETTFPIPLAEACSWDLDLMEQTARVAAEEATASGVAWNFAPMVDIARDPRWGRVMEGAGEDVFYGSLVARARVKGFQGINDYTDFTKNNTMMACAKHFVAYGAAKAGRDYNSVDISDRTLHETYLPAFKAAVDEGVASFMTAFNDLNGVPCTANKYIFTDILRNAWGFGGMVVTDYTAIMELIDHGYAKDLKHGAQLSLDAGIDMDMISEAFVTHLKELVEEGSIQESQIDVAVSRILEMKFLLGLFDDPYLYFNEQRQTDVINNPKHKDLALTAAQKSIVLLKNENDILPLESSKMKSVAVIGPFVDERESLNGEWAIKGDRSKSVTLREGLDAKFAGSNVILTYAQGTTLPLIDKATAHVSKVNIPDKKGFSEALRIAKQSDVIIAAMGENYHWSGEAASRTDITLPGNQRELLKELKKTGKPIILVLFNGRPLDLSWEDENMVAIVEAWYPGLRSGEAVADVLSGDYNPSAKLVMTFPRNVGQIPIFYNSKNTGRPFNPDQPADYRSSYIDSENSPLYPFGYGLSYTQFKYSNPEISSTVLEKGKTIKASIEIINAGDRDGEEVVQLYIRDRVASFTRPVKELKGFKKIFIESGASKTIDFEINEEMISLYDRNNNLVAEPGEFDVWISTSSADESNHLTFELR; this is translated from the coding sequence ATGAAAAGAAATTTGATTTGGATTGCAGTTACATTGAGTATTTTATCATCATGTACTAATGATGATAATTCAACTCTTAAATGGAAAAGTTATAGTGGAGATCCAATAATTGAACACAAAGTTGATTCTGTACTTAATCTAATGAACCTGGAAGAAAAAATAGGTCAGATGAATCAGTACTCAGGCAATTTTGCAGCCACTGGTGAAGTGAGTGATAATAAATCGGGCGAATATCTTAAAAAAGGTATGATAGGGAGTACTTTTAATGTTTTTGGAGCTGAGCATTTGCGAATGCTTCAGGAGCAAAACCTGAAGTATTCAAGACTTAAAATACCCATGTTATTTGCGGCTGATGTTATTCATGGTTTAGAAACAACCTTTCCTATTCCATTGGCAGAAGCCTGCTCATGGGATTTGGATTTGATGGAACAGACAGCCAGGGTTGCAGCTGAAGAAGCAACAGCATCTGGTGTAGCCTGGAATTTTGCTCCTATGGTAGATATAGCACGCGATCCCCGATGGGGAAGAGTTATGGAAGGTGCAGGAGAAGATGTTTTTTACGGAAGTCTGGTTGCACGTGCCCGGGTAAAAGGTTTTCAGGGAATTAATGATTATACAGATTTTACTAAAAACAATACCATGATGGCCTGCGCTAAGCATTTTGTAGCTTATGGAGCAGCTAAGGCTGGTCGTGACTATAATTCGGTTGATATATCTGACCGGACTTTACATGAAACATATTTACCAGCGTTCAAAGCTGCTGTTGATGAAGGTGTAGCCTCTTTTATGACTGCATTCAATGATTTGAACGGAGTACCTTGTACAGCTAATAAATACATTTTTACCGATATATTGAGGAATGCATGGGGATTTGGCGGTATGGTTGTTACCGACTATACCGCTATTATGGAGTTAATTGACCATGGTTATGCAAAAGATCTGAAACATGGAGCTCAATTAAGTCTGGATGCAGGAATTGACATGGATATGATCAGTGAGGCTTTTGTTACTCATCTTAAAGAATTAGTTGAAGAAGGAAGTATTCAGGAGTCTCAGATTGATGTTGCAGTTTCGCGTATCTTAGAAATGAAATTTCTTCTGGGTTTGTTCGATGATCCATATTTGTATTTTAATGAGCAAAGACAAACAGATGTAATAAACAATCCTAAACACAAAGATCTGGCTCTCACAGCAGCTCAAAAATCCATTGTATTGCTTAAGAATGAAAATGATATACTTCCTCTGGAATCATCTAAAATGAAAAGTGTAGCTGTTATTGGTCCTTTTGTCGATGAAAGGGAAAGTTTGAACGGAGAGTGGGCTATTAAAGGAGATAGAAGTAAATCTGTTACATTAAGAGAAGGACTTGACGCCAAATTTGCAGGAAGCAATGTTATACTAACCTATGCTCAAGGCACAACTTTACCGCTTATCGACAAAGCAACAGCACATGTTTCAAAAGTGAATATACCCGATAAAAAGGGATTCTCAGAAGCATTAAGAATAGCTAAACAAAGCGACGTAATAATTGCAGCCATGGGAGAAAATTATCATTGGTCAGGTGAAGCCGCCAGCAGAACAGATATCACTTTGCCGGGTAATCAACGCGAATTGTTGAAGGAATTGAAAAAGACAGGTAAACCTATTATTCTAGTGTTGTTCAATGGTCGCCCATTGGATTTATCCTGGGAAGATGAAAATATGGTTGCGATCGTTGAAGCCTGGTATCCTGGTTTAAGATCAGGCGAAGCTGTTGCTGATGTTTTAAGTGGTGACTATAATCCATCAGCTAAGTTGGTTATGACCTTTCCTAGAAATGTAGGACAGATACCAATTTTTTATAACTCAAAAAATACTGGTCGTCCTTTTAATCCGGATCAACCGGCAGATTATCGATCATCATATATAGATTCTGAAAATTCACCATTATATCCTTTCGGGTATGGACTGAGCTATACGCAGTTTAAGTATTCAAATCCAGAAATAAGTTCAACAGTTCTGGAAAAAGGAAAAACAATTAAAGCCTCCATCGAAATCATTAATGCAGGTGATCGTGATGGGGAAGAAGTCGTTCAATTATACATTCGCGACAGAGTTGCATCTTTTACCCGACCTGTTAAGGAACTGAAAGGGTTCAAAAAAATATTCATTGAAAGTGGTGCATCAAAAACCATAGATTTTGAGATCAATGAAGAAATGATAAGTTTGTATGATAGAAATAACAATTTGGTAGCTGAACCAGGAGAATTTGATGTATGGATTTCAACCAGTTCTGCTGATGAGAGTAACCATTTAACCTTTGAATTGAGATAA
- a CDS encoding Crp/Fnr family transcriptional regulator translates to MENKKPEHKLLYYLSKWTKINECDEQTILSSFDTLTIKKKKDILVIGEVCNHIYFIVKGCMRSYYADEKGIEHIFQIRMDNNWISDLESFFSKKPSNYYIEALEETTLLRISYDRLEKLYVEVPALERYFRILFQKAFLNSLKRLNATMWEPATERYAEMLKENPEMFQRVPLVYIASYLGITPESLSRIRRQK, encoded by the coding sequence ATGGAAAACAAGAAGCCGGAACATAAGTTATTATACTATTTATCTAAATGGACTAAGATAAACGAATGTGATGAACAAACCATACTATCTTCCTTTGATACTTTAACCATTAAAAAGAAAAAGGACATCTTGGTTATTGGCGAAGTATGTAATCACATCTATTTTATCGTAAAAGGATGTATGCGTTCGTATTATGCAGACGAAAAGGGCATAGAGCATATTTTTCAGATTAGAATGGATAATAACTGGATAAGCGATCTTGAAAGTTTCTTTAGTAAAAAGCCATCTAACTACTATATTGAAGCTTTGGAAGAAACCACACTCCTACGTATTTCATATGATAGACTTGAAAAATTATATGTTGAAGTTCCTGCATTGGAAAGATACTTCAGAATACTTTTTCAGAAGGCATTTTTAAATTCTTTAAAGAGATTAAATGCTACCATGTGGGAACCAGCCACTGAACGATATGCTGAAATGCTGAAAGAAAATCCTGAAATGTTTCAAAGAGTACCATTGGTTTACATTGCATCATATTTAGGAATTACCCCGGAAAGCCTAAGTAGAATAAGACGACAAAAATAG
- a CDS encoding dienelactone hydrolase family protein produces the protein MRIYNLFILIFFVGTLWAQEYDAYEKKVFIEGSDTLQYRILYPEKMKEGKKYPLILFLHGAGERGDDNQKQLTHGGKLFLDNKIRKKYPAIVVFPQCPDGVMWTNRQKHQNEDGEWMFEFPVDNKAPWPALLVDQLVDEIAQSKQVDKKKMYIMGISMGGIGTLEFLYRFENKYAAATVICGGHNPELSKSYQDKPIWFFHGGKDNVVPMHYSKDVFDKIQTYNSKTKYTLYPEANHNSWDAALAEPKLLHWLFSKKLNQK, from the coding sequence ATGCGAATTTATAATTTATTTATCCTGATATTTTTTGTTGGAACCTTATGGGCTCAGGAGTATGATGCCTATGAGAAAAAAGTATTTATTGAAGGTTCAGATACCCTTCAATATCGTATACTTTATCCCGAAAAAATGAAAGAGGGCAAAAAGTATCCTTTGATATTGTTTTTGCATGGAGCAGGCGAAAGAGGTGATGACAATCAGAAACAATTGACACATGGAGGTAAATTATTTCTGGATAATAAAATACGTAAAAAGTATCCTGCAATAGTTGTTTTTCCTCAATGCCCGGATGGAGTCATGTGGACCAACCGACAAAAGCATCAAAACGAAGATGGTGAATGGATGTTTGAATTTCCGGTTGATAATAAAGCTCCTTGGCCAGCTTTATTGGTCGATCAATTGGTTGATGAAATTGCTCAAAGCAAACAGGTTGACAAAAAAAAGATGTATATAATGGGTATTTCAATGGGAGGTATTGGTACGTTGGAATTTCTATATCGATTTGAGAATAAATATGCTGCAGCAACTGTAATTTGTGGTGGGCATAATCCTGAATTGTCAAAGTCATACCAGGATAAACCGATTTGGTTTTTTCATGGAGGAAAGGATAATGTTGTACCTATGCATTATTCGAAAGACGTATTTGATAAAATTCAAACCTATAATTCGAAAACAAAATATACTCTTTATCCAGAGGCCAATCACAACAGTTGGGATGCTGCATTGGCAGAACCGAAACTTTTACATTGGTTATTTTCAAAGAAACTTAATCAGAAATAA
- a CDS encoding NAD(P)H-dependent oxidoreductase yields the protein MKILIVKYLPSGDTSNTLTLLNHFKQKLSGENEVIETDLIETPPPFFNQTSMKAYKMRNYGGLTLNNELAESIKQMDIYTEQFMNADWIVLVTPMHNFSLPGIVKLYFDAIMQNGKTFKYEDGKQIGLMAQKKFTALYTSMGSYKGEYGFMDNLKTILKIELDFMGIKDYQFIHAATGNESLLDLQLTRAKEAIEAL from the coding sequence ATGAAAATTTTAATTGTAAAATACCTGCCATCCGGAGACACATCCAACACGCTTACTTTACTTAATCATTTTAAGCAAAAACTAAGTGGTGAAAATGAAGTAATTGAAACCGATTTGATCGAAACACCACCTCCATTTTTTAATCAAACTTCGATGAAAGCTTATAAAATGAGAAATTATGGAGGTCTAACATTGAATAATGAGCTTGCCGAATCTATCAAACAAATGGATATTTACACTGAGCAATTTATGAATGCAGATTGGATAGTTCTGGTAACTCCAATGCATAATTTTTCATTGCCTGGTATTGTTAAGCTCTATTTTGATGCGATCATGCAAAATGGGAAAACATTTAAATATGAAGACGGAAAACAAATTGGACTTATGGCTCAAAAGAAATTTACCGCTTTATATACTAGCATGGGTAGTTACAAAGGAGAATATGGTTTTATGGATAATTTAAAAACCATTCTTAAAATTGAATTGGACTTTATGGGTATAAAAGATTACCAGTTTATACATGCCGCAACAGGAAATGAGAGTCTTTTAGATTTACAATTAACCCGTGCTAAAGAAGCTATTGAAGCATTATAA
- a CDS encoding DoxX family protein, whose translation MERKTDLGILVLRLSVGLLMLLHGIAKLVHGLDFIKGMLSGIGFPSFIAYGVLVGEVIAPLAIIIGYRTRIASAIYAINCLVAIFMVHAGDLFSLNDHGGWGVELLGLYLFGAVALFFTGSGKYALSFKNTWD comes from the coding sequence ATGGAAAGAAAAACTGATTTAGGTATTCTTGTATTACGCTTGTCTGTTGGATTGTTAATGCTCCTACATGGAATTGCAAAATTAGTGCATGGTTTGGATTTTATTAAGGGGATGCTAAGTGGAATTGGATTTCCGTCATTTATCGCATACGGAGTGCTTGTTGGAGAAGTGATAGCTCCTTTGGCAATTATTATAGGATACAGGACAAGAATTGCTTCAGCTATTTACGCAATTAATTGTTTAGTAGCAATTTTCATGGTACATGCAGGTGATCTTTTTTCGCTTAATGATCACGGAGGCTGGGGTGTTGAATTATTAGGGTTATACTTATTTGGTGCAGTCGCTTTGTTTTTTACCGGTTCTGGTAAATATGCACTTTCTTTCAAAAATACTTGGGACTAA
- a CDS encoding YceI family protein — MKTVKLVLAALFVMASASSFAQKKEIKSDDSKIVWTGKKIAGSHTGEIDLKNGYLVLEKGKLTGGKFVIDMNSITNTDLEDEGYNAKLVGHLKSDDFFGVEKYPTSEFVITKVTELSDDKVKVSGTLTIKGKSEDISFDAVKKGKGYTAQIEVDRSKYDVRYGSGSFFDNLGDKAIDDIFTLDIDLAI, encoded by the coding sequence ATGAAAACAGTTAAATTAGTATTGGCGGCATTATTTGTAATGGCTAGTGCATCTAGCTTCGCACAGAAAAAAGAAATTAAATCAGACGATTCTAAAATTGTTTGGACAGGAAAGAAAATAGCAGGATCACACACTGGTGAAATTGATTTAAAAAATGGATATCTCGTACTTGAAAAAGGAAAACTTACAGGTGGAAAATTCGTGATAGATATGAATTCGATTACAAACACTGACCTGGAAGATGAAGGATACAACGCAAAGTTAGTAGGCCATCTAAAATCAGATGATTTCTTTGGGGTAGAAAAATATCCAACATCTGAATTTGTCATCACAAAAGTTACTGAGTTATCAGATGATAAAGTTAAGGTTAGTGGTACTTTAACCATCAAAGGTAAAAGCGAAGACATCAGTTTTGATGCAGTTAAAAAGGGCAAGGGGTATACAGCTCAAATTGAAGTTGACAGATCAAAGTATGATGTACGCTATGGTTCAGGTTCTTTCTTCGATAACCTGGGAGACAAAGCCATTGACGACATCTTCACATTGGATATCGACTTAGCAATCTAA
- a CDS encoding NUDIX hydrolase encodes MDFRKIPNISVDCVVFGFDQNGINILLSKRQLQMHEDKYPVINDWVLIGDHVFKSEKLDKSAERIFNSYINSKESIYKKQFRSFGNPQRIKNEKDLLWLQSKGVKSRVLSVAYYFLLPTSEVELLNNNTKWFPINNLPQLGFDHEEIISIAFNELKSKVISEPLIFELLEDKFTLNEFQFAYESILDIKLDNRNFRKKAIGKTYIVQTDEKRFGGGSKKPANLYMFSKDIYEKIVKDNHLINI; translated from the coding sequence ATGGATTTTAGAAAGATTCCAAACATATCTGTCGACTGTGTGGTTTTTGGTTTTGACCAAAACGGAATTAATATTCTTCTTTCGAAACGTCAGTTGCAGATGCATGAAGATAAATATCCGGTAATTAACGACTGGGTATTAATTGGAGACCATGTATTCAAAAGTGAAAAACTGGATAAATCAGCAGAACGTATTTTTAATAGTTATATTAATTCAAAGGAGAGTATTTATAAAAAACAATTCCGGTCTTTTGGAAATCCGCAACGCATTAAAAATGAAAAAGATTTATTATGGCTTCAAAGTAAAGGTGTTAAATCAAGAGTTCTCTCTGTGGCATATTACTTCTTACTACCTACTTCTGAAGTAGAACTTTTGAATAATAATACCAAGTGGTTTCCTATTAATAATTTACCACAATTAGGATTTGATCATGAAGAAATAATTTCTATTGCTTTTAATGAGTTAAAGTCAAAAGTTATAAGCGAGCCATTAATTTTTGAATTACTGGAAGACAAGTTTACTTTGAATGAATTCCAGTTTGCCTATGAATCAATTCTGGATATCAAGTTAGATAATCGAAATTTCAGAAAAAAAGCGATAGGTAAAACCTACATTGTTCAAACAGATGAAAAACGCTTTGGTGGTGGATCGAAAAAACCGGCTAACCTATATATGTTTAGCAAAGATATTTACGAAAAAATTGTAAAGGATAATCATTTAATTAATATTTAG
- a CDS encoding sulfatase, translating to MKQIDQFLILLLFVTFISSCTSSESKKNIEKKKPNILFIFSDDHAFQAISAYGGRLKDVAPTPNIDRIADEGMLFNRCLVTNSICGPSRATIISGKYGHLNGFVSNEGGTKFDGSQLTFPKVLQQGGYKTGIVGKWHLGSNPTGFDYWEVLPDQGFYYNPKFISPDGVHEETGYVTEIITDKAIDFLNDVSQSDQPFMLMVQHKAPHREWEPGPNELSLYKDVNFPEPETLFDTYEGRGSAAHQQDMTIAVTMRMDRNLKMFENEKLGTTTRLNEEQEKAWDAVYDPIIKYYKEASLTGDDLIRFKYQRYMQDYLACIAGVDKSVGKILNYLKEKGLDENTIVVYSSDQGFYLGEHGWFDKRFMYEESLRTPLLVKWPGVTKPGSKNSDIVSNLDFGETFLDMAGLEVPEEMQGESFVPILKGKTPDDWRKNFYYHYYEYPSWHMVKRHYGIATDRYKLIHFYYDVDEWELYDLQEDPMEMKNVYDDENYLFIRKNLHEQLNELRKKYKDSDELTQEYLQRSLKNLKHYQ from the coding sequence ATGAAACAAATAGATCAGTTTTTAATTTTATTGCTGTTTGTAACATTTATAAGCAGTTGCACCAGTTCTGAATCAAAAAAAAATATCGAAAAAAAGAAACCGAATATTTTATTCATTTTTTCTGATGATCATGCGTTTCAAGCAATAAGTGCATATGGAGGTCGTTTAAAAGATGTTGCTCCAACACCAAATATTGATCGAATTGCAGATGAAGGAATGTTGTTTAACCGTTGTTTGGTTACAAATTCTATTTGCGGGCCTTCTCGAGCAACAATTATTTCTGGAAAATATGGGCATCTGAATGGTTTTGTCTCAAATGAAGGAGGAACGAAGTTCGATGGTTCTCAGTTAACATTTCCTAAAGTGTTGCAACAAGGTGGATATAAAACAGGTATAGTTGGTAAATGGCATTTAGGTTCTAATCCAACAGGATTTGATTATTGGGAAGTTTTACCGGATCAAGGGTTTTACTATAATCCTAAGTTTATTTCACCCGATGGCGTTCACGAAGAGACTGGTTATGTAACTGAAATAATAACTGATAAAGCAATTGATTTCTTAAATGATGTCAGTCAGTCTGATCAACCATTTATGTTGATGGTACAACATAAGGCTCCTCATCGCGAATGGGAACCGGGCCCAAATGAATTAAGTCTGTATAAAGATGTAAACTTCCCTGAACCTGAAACATTGTTTGATACATACGAAGGTAGAGGAAGTGCTGCTCATCAACAGGATATGACTATTGCTGTAACCATGAGGATGGATCGGAATTTGAAAATGTTTGAAAACGAAAAATTAGGTACAACCACACGATTAAATGAAGAGCAGGAAAAAGCATGGGATGCAGTATATGATCCAATTATAAAATATTATAAGGAAGCCAGCTTAACTGGTGATGATTTGATACGTTTTAAATATCAACGTTATATGCAGGATTATCTGGCCTGTATTGCAGGTGTTGATAAGAGCGTTGGCAAAATTTTGAATTACCTTAAAGAAAAAGGTTTAGACGAAAATACCATTGTTGTTTATTCTTCTGATCAGGGATTTTATTTAGGAGAGCACGGTTGGTTTGATAAACGTTTTATGTATGAAGAATCGTTACGCACACCTTTGTTGGTAAAATGGCCGGGAGTAACTAAACCGGGTTCAAAAAATAGTGACATAGTTTCAAATCTTGATTTTGGTGAAACATTTCTTGATATGGCAGGATTAGAGGTGCCTGAAGAAATGCAGGGTGAAAGCTTTGTTCCCATTTTAAAAGGTAAAACTCCGGATGATTGGCGAAAAAATTTTTACTACCATTATTACGAATATCCGAGTTGGCATATGGTAAAACGTCATTATGGTATTGCAACTGATCGCTACAAACTAATTCATTTTTATTATGATGTAGATGAATGGGAGTTGTATGATTTGCAGGAAGATCCAATGGAGATGAAGAATGTATATGATGACGAAAATTATTTATTCATTCGTAAAAATCTTCATGAACAGTTGAATGAATTAAGGAAAAAATACAAAGACTCAGATGAATTAACCCAGGAATATCTTCAACGAAGTCTTAAAAATCTGAAACATTATCAGTAA